The Solanum pennellii chromosome 7, SPENNV200 DNA segment TAAGACGTCTTCTTTTGAGTGTGTTTATCTTGTATGTCATTGTGAATTTAAGAAATCTGGTTGTCCTTATTTTGGTTTCTGTACTGAGGATGTGTATTAACTGTTAGATTTGTGTGTCCACTCAATTCAATGGCCTAATGACATAATGAATAATGCTTCTTGTTTGATGTGTATAATTGTGTTTACGTGTATACTCTTGTTGATTATAATCCATCCCTACAAGTCCtctaatttgataattacatTCTATTATTTGCCTAAGATTTACATCAACAGACATAGAAATAACTCAATATGTACAGAACCATATAGTCAACTAACACAATTGATATGCCCCTAAACTTTTCGAAAAGGTTTAAATATGCCCCCCGTTTAAAGGTTTAAACATGCCCTCCGTTTAAAGGTTTAAATATGTCCCCCGTTTAAAGGTTTAAATATGCCCTCCGTTTAAAGGTTTAAATATGCCCCCCTAAACTTCCtctatttcataaaaaaaaaacacaattatgccatcaccaaaaataaaagcaagAAATGGTGACATCGAACTTAACATACCATATAAATCAAAACGTCTGCTACAATTCAAGTCATGAACTACTACAATTCAAGTCATCAACTACTACAattcaacacatcacacatgtTTAACGTTTTCTAAGTTAAGGATGAAAAAGTTAAAGATTACAAACTGATAGAAATTCCTATTTTCCTTCCTACTTCATTACCCAGAATGTGATGAATGCTGCAAAACAACACCACAACATAGCTATCACAATCCATATTTGATCAACTTTGTCTTAGACTTATCGATAACAACATTTTCATTATCGATAACAACCTCTTCATTTAGACGTTcacatttttcttcaatttcagaTGCCAAATACTTTTCAATATCAGCCATCTTCGTCTCCAAAAATTTGTTTTCACGATGAAGATTATCGTTTTCCTTCTTTAAATTGTGGATTAGATTTGCAACTCTAGGATGGAGCGGATCATCAACCCATTTCCAATAAGCAAATTTATAACCCTGTACAATTATGAACTTAAAATCAATActcaccaaaaaaatgaaaattaacgAAATTGTATGATAAATTTACATTGGGATTAGCACACTTATAAAAGCGTCTTCCAGCATTAGTTGGAGTGAAAGCCGTGAAAATCCTCGTCACAATACCACATTGACATTTTACCATCGACAGACTTGAAACAGTCGAGTCCCGACTCATTTTTACAGGAGAAAGTGTTAGAAGATGACTGGAGATGACTAGAACACTCTTTTATTCGAGCTcctcaaaatgaaattgatGGGGGTAATGAGGCTCTCAAGAACCCTAactttgaaatgaagaatggaTATGCTATCAATTATTTGAAAGGGAAAAGGGATATGGGTTTTGGGTCGGATACGGGTAGGATAAGTTATTTAAAAGAGGGGTATAATTGAACCATTTAAAATATGGGTAATAAAAGTGTTTAATGGGTCGGATtattaggggcatatttgaccctttctCTTTTGTAATATAAATGCCAAGATGTAATATTAAAATGACGTGGAAAATCCATTTGGGcatttaaagaaaagtaaaatgagttggatattttGAGGTGGTcaactaacgcccataagggcatatttgtACCAATAATTGAACGGCGAGGGTATAAAtggaccaaactttaaacgggggGCATATTTAAACCTTTTCGAAAAGTTTAGGGGGATATTTAACCATTTTCCCTATAAAGTAATCAAGTGTACTGATAGAATttgaaaaagggagaaaagcaaaaaagacaaaaagaatttatactaaataaaaaaaaaagtttcaagatCAAGAACCAATTATAAGAGGATTATGCGTAGACGCTTATCCTAACATGTctattttagcaaaaaaaaggTAATCAAAAGGAGAGAagattagtaaaaaaaaaaaaaaggacataaAGAAGCTGTGGAAAATAGGAAAGTACAATTTGACCTTCACTTTTACATAATTGCAAGTGCATATATGATTCGGACTAcagaataaaatattatttgttttcttccaattttggtgtttttatttttttaagaaaatgttaatttcaaaaatattgaacacatattttatttggtaGATATTTAATGAGATATCTATGTTTTATTTGTATTGAATTTTCACTTATCTCATAAATATCCGTAAAAAGTGTATTCTTTACTTTTTAAGTAGGGTTAGGACATTGCAATTCCATCtcctaattttaaatttcttaaaaagcttaatttttgaaaatttcatatcatgatttagtattttaaaatataaaatttgactcataactttataatattgttaaaaaattatattagatttatataatatttttacgaGAATATCAAATGAgtgatgaaatataaaataagacaCAAGTACCCTCTAGTTAGACTACGATTGAAATTTCAAACACTTTAAACTTTGAgtcatttaaaattcaaaaaatttacattCAATTAGGTGttgaatttcttaaatttttgaatGGTTAGTGAGGTAAGAGATGAATTTGAAggaaaaatgatttatataaaagaagaaAGATATAAAAAGCTTAAATGGGGAACAAAACATTTGAAGAAAACAACAAGAGACTACAAaagaattatttatttgttataaaatcaagctataagaatataatcataaagagaagaagacaagagaagtagatagaagaacaggaattttcttcttattcaagtatatgtaagtctcatctgtatatcatacaatagtgaatgaacaatcctatttaaagagtgagaaatcactccaaaagtcaccatattaagtatcataataaatagatacattcttatccaaaacgGTTCATGAATctagtgaatatggatggttgttcatgtaccaaccttatggactatccactcattcaatgaatttataacactcccccttggatgtccatagataaagtgcctcgttaaaaccttactagaaaaaaccctgtgggaaaaaattctagtgaaggaaaaagagtacacatatcttttgatacgcactatttgtcgcctcattaaaaaccttgccaggttaacccagtgggaaaaaacctcggtcaaggaaaaaagagtgcaacgcgtattatactccccctgattaaaacatcacttaatttcttgtgatgatgtctccaatcttcgtacattgtggttggtatattctttttcaaagaaaaatcacacatttcttgaatatgatgtgtcatttatctcaaccagacgcactttcgacttgcttcatggaggacttttatttttgcataacaacatttgcttcattgatcgccaggatattattgtgcctccacatgcaacacatagcgtgcttgagatagagctttaggcggatcagataaatattctgcatctgcgtaaccaatcaattttgtcttggattcctcggaatagaataaacccataactatggtcctttgaggatattcaatcatgtgctccacaccatttcaatgtccttttatcggggagaaactgaatcttgccagtaaatttactgcaaaataaatatctggtcaaatattgttagtaagatgcactagtgcGCTGATTGCACCAACatagagtttcatcaccaagaaactcttcatccttcttttgagatcaaactgaatcatcatttatgtcaagtgatctcataatcattggggtactcaatgaatgcgatttatccatataaaattgcatcaaaatttttcagtgtatgtgcactgttagacaaatatttcatttgtcaaattaccaatctgtaggtcaagacaaaattttgttttaccaagacctttttcataaaaatacaaggacaattagggtcattcttttgtaccctttttcttccttgactattttaattcatataaggattcttgaaactttattgaaaaagtttcattcaaactcttatatgcttcagacacctcaATTGTTTCAAGAATTTttatataaccttcattgtctagctagacattacaattattcagtacatgcattcaagtttttcatatgttgctagatcaaaacaaacctcattgcatccaccaaaggagaaaacatctccaataatgtcaggatttttgcgataaacctttatgccccaaggcacaaaccgtattttatatcttacggttatactatcgcctaataatttatttgtaccccactgacattataccttgatttatggactaccagtttaaaatgtcacttttgtaagtgaaacaaaatatacttgaattgtgcattttacttggccaaccatttatatttccacactatatgacagatttgaattcaagatcctcgtcacaatttatatcattgagcgctacctcatatcaaagataccgtcgacggttatttgatatcgattccaacaagacataacttatcgagatctcttcatttttcattatttcaggtacctgaacctttttcaagattttatgaagtgttatgtcaatgtgctcctttatagcacttgcctcattatcatgaacatattgatcatttgctccttccttcttcaaggaattttatatttggaatcgattggtctattacgctttcggcgtatcatagactctgtccttcaaggaattcacattggagcatttgcagttgaattatatcatagggtcagcACATTCATCTGGCAACTGATTTTCAACATTATACAactgaattatcccttgaactttaagttcatacatttatttaacgaggatctagataattcattattaacctcacacataactttcagctgtcaatcatctctccccctaatgttagaaaatctaaaattcattccaaccttatttggaagttcatctttgtgcgtggtggagcaattaaaatcataaccgcacattcaacattttagatgaaattatatagttcctgaccctgaaccaattttaatggggaaaccttgttggtttgatgcatacatgtgttgctacatgttaaataaaattatctcataccaaatcttatttgggagttttgttctcataaccatgatttagctataattggaggcatacaatttctgctaaatcaaccagcattatcaatataatttcatagtttggaactatgctcttaattttaacaattcgagcaaacaaccttacaaaaaccaatttgtaagttgacaacaaaatacatgtgaccatcgcatagatgcatcaatcatatagttgcaaatgatccacatgacaggtgaacgggcccatattcacccttttatatgttccaaaaattttaggggattacaatcccaaccttagctggtacaatgatcattttatcaagagaacaagcaacacaagagaattcttgaagaatctttatttcttcatcatataaatcacctgaattctcaatcacgtttgcatcacatttaatcggaatggtcaaccagtcatgccaactgatctttattttagtacacttataatttacttttacatgtgatttcatcagcatgtacatgtttgtatggaacaaacaagacgaaaagtggggtaatcttttacataaacatttataaccctcttcggttgtagtgatttatagtctcaatatttattttcaattcatccgaaacttaaaaagtttcttttgagacttagtaCAACtccaatattattcctctgataatagaacaactcgttagagcttgcaattaatttatgtaatatcaCATGTTGCATGACACCATCCAtatggtgagcatctccttcaaggaggaaattatattattattgtcatggtcaaaatcattacgagcaagacttctttcttgctttacttttgttgtaccataggtacacaaccaatgacaaatttgtattgtcacacaataatgaccacaacccttataggcaagaactatttctttcttttgcccttttggtagttcacaataaacatatcataatgacgtataaaatgtacaatacaattagccaattctgccaaataaaatttatttcctctcaaatctcccgtagagatgagaagtgacatctatcattttttctcaaaccttccatagaggtgagttgtggcatatatccaacccataatgattttatcacatctggacccattctcttatagaatggtcgagcattcacgatactcatcacaagtcacattctcttcgaggaatggactaattatttatatgtacttcataaatttgcattataagcacattgtcatgtctttaaaatacatcatatttccatgacacacctcaacatcactttgaaagatcaagtgtaccatcactttatcttcttatATCATGATAGatgatttataaacttgtcaaattattgggttgacaatattcacaagtctaatgacctttcataccattttgataatgaaAACTGCTCACATTTCGAAGGACTATTTGGAGAAcccatagtgttcttccttttataattaccacaatgatgactattataattccgTCCCTTCACGCCTTTTTTCATATTGTTaatcatttgtcatctttcagactaacTATTTACTTTACCACATTCATACGATAGAATGGAGCAAGTGAACATgcgattttaaaattatcatatgttgctaccacattcttttcaaggaatggagcaaattcaataggACGAATTTTAAGACTTTTCATCAAAGccttagtcatcattatatcagcactatggtgcattgactcaaactcaatgtcttatccatataaggcgtgttacgccataattctatgggacttgaacccaatcacggtgcatcaaaactcaaattgatgtcttacccttttggtgcgatataacttgaatctatcgtcttatcctcaaagatttttcattatggtgcatccggactttaacctgatgtcttacccttttggtgcgatgaaacttgaatccatcgtcttacccttaaccaacggtataataaactgaagtacaacatgactcaccctttgagtctttcaaaacaatcaaaataacattcaaattcatgctattaaaattttataccttcttctatttaagaaattttgtataacatgtcatattcaaccaatagtagtatatgtcttcggttcctgataattgttagtaactgaatactatttttattctaaatcataaaaatattctagaaaatgcatacctgattttatgcatataataccttgattctcataacgagatcaatcaaaacatgagttaaagaaaaactaaaactcaatCTTAATTGgctagagactcgtgctgataacgtgttataaaatcaagctataagaatataatcataaagagaagaagacaaaagTAGTAgatttcttcttattcaagtatatgtaagtctcatctgtatatcatacaatagtgaatgaacaatcctatttatagagtgagaaatcactccaaaagtcatcatattaagtatcataataaatagatacgtTCTTATCCAAAACGGTTCATGAATCTAGTAAATatggatggttgttcatgtaccaaccttatggactatccacttactcaatgaatttataacattattttcttaaaagaaaaatggaatccacaaatttcatttactttaaataaaaaatttcacactttttataaatgttaacttaataaaaattaaaaatattaattatatattgatcaCTTTTTGAACAGTAAGTACTGCCTGATTTCAAAGTTTGAGGGGATTTTATTTGatgtttaataaaataatgttaatcaAGATGGTAAGGAAGGAGTATGCCAGCTTTTAGAATGTCATTGGTGACTTGGTGTAGTTGACATATTGACAGAAAGGTAAAAGGATGCCAAAATTATTGATTCTGCGGTGCTCATTTTGCCACCTTTATTTGTTGCACGACAAACAAGCTAATTACAAAACCttcattcaaatttaattgaattcaaaaatatcgaaagaaaaataataaaaattcagGGTTGACTATATGGTTGCTAACAGAATGGTGGATTAAtatgttttattcatttcatcaaagTGGATAATTTTTTACAAGCCAACTTGCAATTGCAGAATGAACAAATATTGGTTAAAATCTTCAATCCTTTTTACAACCATTTTCAGCAGCAACACAGCAGTGGAAAACCTTCAAGTCACATTTAGGAGAAACCAATTTCAGAAAGATCCTAGCAGTGTCCTCTTGCCTTACCTTTGCCCCTTCCTTCTCCACCAAAGCCGCCGCCACTATTCGCTCATACCCACCACCTCCTTCAGCCACAAAAGCCACCAATGCCGCCTGCACTGGTCCTAAACTTGGATTATAAGCAGCAGATTCCACATAAGAACCTTTATAGATCTTCCCATCACAATCCATAATTGCTACCCCTGATGGACACTCACTGTAAGGTGCGTGTGAATTATTAGCACCTCCTAAAGCTGCAATCCTTAAAAGGGTACTCTCTGTTTCTGTCAATTTATAAAACCCATTACTCAGAGTTTTTCCCGATTTCAAATCGTCATCTGAAAACCCATTGCATAGATCTCCATCGTGATTAATCTCATAGGACAGGATTAAACCGTTGTTATGTCGCTCGAGGAGTAAAGGAGTTTCGTCATCAAGGAGATCGAATGGACCAAATGGATTAGGGAGAATCTCACGCAAAGGTTCGAATATGACATCTGGATTGTTTTGGTGTTGAGATGTGATGTGGATTTGGAGATCGGAAGAATTACGGAGTTCTTGAAGGAACTGTCGGCAGTGGCCACAAGGGGCGGCGGAGACAGCAAATGCAACGAGGCGGGGGCAGAGGTGAACAGCAAGGTTAGTGATGAGAAACTGCTCAGCGTGAACAGAGTGATGAAGGGGTAATCCAGGAAATTCAAGGTTAACGCCGAGGAATACACGGCCGTCGGAGCCAAGGCCAACGGCGGCGACGTGGTAGTTGGAGATGGGTGGGCGGGCAAGGGTTTGTGCGGGTTGAACCAAGAGAGGGAGGAGGTGGTGGACAGAAGGTAGGCCAAGTTTTTGGGTAATGGAGTCAGCCTCAGAGGCTTCCACCACAAACTTTAGTTGATCCATAATTATCCCTTTCTCTAATGTAAATCCTTTCCGTTTccttgtgtttattttttattttttagggtGAGAAGGATCTAAATGTTTGGCACACTTCCTTGAAATGAGGAGGGGAGG contains these protein-coding regions:
- the LOC107024081 gene encoding cytidine deaminase 1, yielding MDQLKFVVEASEADSITQKLGLPSVHHLLPLLVQPAQTLARPPISNYHVAAVGLGSDGRVFLGVNLEFPGLPLHHSVHAEQFLITNLAVHLCPRLVAFAVSAAPCGHCRQFLQELRNSSDLQIHITSQHQNNPDVIFEPLREILPNPFGPFDLLDDETPLLLERHNNGLILSYEINHDGDLCNGFSDDDLKSGKTLSNGFYKLTETESTLLRIAALGGANNSHAPYSECPSGVAIMDCDGKIYKGSYVESAAYNPSLGPVQAALVAFVAEGGGGYERIVAAALVEKEGAKVRQEDTARIFLKLVSPKCDLKVFHCCVAAENGCKKD
- the LOC107024939 gene encoding uncharacterized protein LOC107024939; protein product: MSRDSTVSSLSMVKCQCGIVTRIFTAFTPTNAGRRFYKCANPNGYKFAYWKWVDDPLHPRVANLIHNLKKENDNLHRENKFLETKMADIEKYLASEIEEKCERLNEEVVIDNENVVIDKSKTKLIKYGL